In Mangifera indica cultivar Alphonso chromosome 7, CATAS_Mindica_2.1, whole genome shotgun sequence, the genomic window TTggtagataaaattatattgacaTGGTACCTTTATTTTTACTATAGCTTTCAACCTTACCTCACTTTGGAGATTTGAGCATTTGGAAGAGAGTTTTCAATCAGGCGTGGATTTGATTTGAGCTGGATAAGGATCGGTTTACACTTGATTCGGTCTTAAATGTTTGAATCTGGATAGTGTTTGGTTCATCTTTGAAGTGGAGCCGTGAAATGAGGAGAGATGGtatatttatccatatttttctacaactttttaaattactatttatcttaTAAACCAAGTGGCCTATTAGCTCAGCTGGTTAGAGCGTCGTGCTAATAACGCGAAGGTCGCAGGTTCGAGACCTGCATGGGCCATTTGTGTTTTGGGGAAAAATTATAATCGTTCATTTCCCTTTCAAAATCCGCAGCTTccattttcaaaatgaaaatatcacACTAACACTTCATTTCACACGGtcaaaaccaagaaaaacaaccaaaacaaaaacaaaattatactcAACATGGCTGAGCCACCACAGCCACCAACCTCTCCTCCTCCGTCCCAAATCCCAAACCACATGGTCCCTCCTCCCTTGCCTCCACCACCCTCTCCTCCCAGCCTGGGCCTCAGCCACTTTTATCATTTCCCAGAAGGCCCTCAGTTAGAGTCACTTCAGAGTTTGACAGTGACTCCTCCATTTTCTTCCACAAAATCTCCACCAAACTCTTTGATAGCCTTGCCAAgttaaaattttcctttcagAATAGTGGTAAAGGAGAAATCTTTCAGCCCCACTTGGCTTTCACTTCCAAACACCTCTCTATTCACTATGATGTTGAACAACAAAATGCCCTTGTTGAGTCCTCCTTTGATGTTGGCCCTAGGCTCCACTTTAATGCTTCCCATGATGTCAAGGTTTGATTTTTATCTTAGTTTTATGGGATAATCATGTTTTTTGAAATGGGTTTGTTTTAGTTTCTGTGAGTTTGACTATCCGATTTTATAATTCTGCTCCAATTTGAGCTGGGTTGGCATTCCTTTCGGTGCTTTTTTTAAACATTCTATTTCTTTTCTAGGCTCAACAAGGAGAAGTGGCAGTGGTTGCAGACCTAGCCGATCCTGGCTATTCATTGCAGTTGTCTTCTCCGGTTCCATATGTTGGTTTGGTGAGCGTAATGCTTGTCATTTagattttagtttttgattgtttttcacattttcagCAAAGTTAGTTTGAGCAGACTCTTGGTCATAACAGACTCTTAAATAAATGGTACAAGTTTTTAAGTAGAGTAAGATGATATTGTTGTAATTACTGACTGATGATATTTATGTCATAATTTTACTGCATTGATTGACAGGTTaatgatcttctttttttactttatttgttGACATGATATTGCAGCCGAGAGCAACCTTCAAATTTCCAATGGCTGAAATTTCTTTGGAGGAaagagaggaggaagaagagatgaaaatatTGTCGGTAAATGCTATAGCAAAGGGTCAGATTTTGAATGGGATCTGCACTGCTCAATACCAGGAGGAAGAAGTGAAACTAAGATACTCCTATAAGGTGGTCTTGTCTtagctttgtttttgttttctttttttccaatttaCTTTTGCATGGTTACTTGCTTTGATCGCTAGGCTATCATCCTTCCGAAATTACAGTTTTCTATGCCAATGTTAATCACTGAGGACTTTCTTGATGTTTGCAGAGTTATAGATTCTGACTTCCTCCTTTTCTACTTGTGCTAATTATTccttttaattgtttatttgtaGGATGATGAAATGACATTCATTCCAACCATTTCACTTCCTTCAAATGCAGTATCATTTGCATTCAAGCGCCGGTTCAGTCCGTCTGACAAGTTGAGGTTAGAACTTGATTCCTCACGCACTgattcaatctaaattaaattatagaagTATGTTATAGATACATTTTGCTGAAAACTTATTCAATAGGGATGCTTATGGTGTGATGTTTgcatatttctttcttttgcccAACTTTTGCTGGCTACAACACTGTCTCCCACAACAGGAGATATGTGCGTCTGCCAATTACCATTGATACTAACAAGAAGTTTGTGAACTTTCTTAAGAAAATTGGTTTAATGTTATTGTTGGAGAATAAAttgtgattttgattttcaGGATTTAATTACCACTGATGCAAAACATCGAAGAGTAAAATATCGACAAATATAATAAGAACACttgtaaaaatatcatttcttaTGACTGAGAttgactttattttttattgaccTTTCAATCAGATTGACCTTCAAAATGAACAAGGTTgactaatatttatattttggtaCATGAGTGATATCCATTTGGAATTTTGCTAGAATTGTTATATACTGGTTGTTCTAGGATGGTATTGTTGACATCAGTTGATATTGTgacaataaaaattgaattctttaatttgaaaaaggaaTAAACTTTTGGGGTTTTCCAAGCAATCCACTGTAGTCCAATGTCCTGAGAATCTTATTTGCAATATCACAAATTTTCTGTTATGTAAGGTTTCCTACGAGCAAATGAATTCTCTATTGTACTTAAGTATATATAACGAATAtcataaatgttaaaatacaaagaaaatgtGCTTAACCCCCATTCTGGTGTCTGGACATGGCACTTAATTACTTATTTAGACCATATTTTTTTACCTATAGATAATGCATGTGTAACCAGAGATTATTCATTGTCTAGAAGATTATGACTTGAAATTTACATTGCAAATGAGAGCACTATCAGTTCTGGAAATTGAGAAATGCTATGACTTCACTGAATGTGATCATGTTCTGAACGTTAAGTCAAGGTTTAGACCTATAAGGTAACCGAGGCACCGAATGGCTAAATACTTCATTGTAAATTGCTCAATGGACTTTCACCCAGCTTGGTTTTTCAATCatatgttgttttttatttttcatttttttaattctaatgcAGCTATTGCTACAATTTTGATTCTAAATTCTGGAGTGTGGTGTACAAGCACGTGTATGGCAAAGACTTTAAATTCAAAGCTGGCTATGACTCAGAGGCGCATCTAGGCTGGGCGTCTCTCTGGGTAAGTGGTTGTCCTTAAGAATTTTCACCTTGATAGGAGGTTATGTTAAAATGTCTTTACTTGAGATTGCTTTTTATCAACATAAGCTTGCATGACTCCTGATATCTCAATCTCAGGTTGGAGACGAAATGGGCAAGGCAAAGACAGCGGCAATGAAGATGAAAGTCGAGTTTATGCTCCAAGTGCCACAAGATGACATCAAATCATCTGTGTTAATGTTCCGCGTTAAAAAGAGGTGGGATATATAGAGAGATGGTATCAATGCaacaacttcttcttcttcctccataTCTCAAATATGGCTTGTATATAACAATGGAACATGCCTCATTGTAATGATGCTTATTGCTACATATAATGACATCAATTTGTTGTTACCATCTTCAAATAATAATCCTCCCACCCACACCAACTTAGTTTAAGCTTTGTTTGATTTGAGcgaaattgaatttaagtttagttaTAATACCAAGCTAAGTTAAGTTTGATACTAGAATTGAATCAAAATCGactaatataaaatcattttgatacatattaattaaaacatcatcgttttatcttatttgaatcaaatatttttaagttcatGTCAAATACCATAAACTTGATTTCAATGATATAAAACCCTTAAGTTTAAGTTCGCATAAGTCAAACTAACAATTAAGTTTGAATATAcctttaattcaaactaaaatttctttatttcaaactcaagttttgaATCAAATATCGAAAGAGGTGGAACAATTTGGATTGTTTCCCTCCTTGGTTAGCACCACAAAACATCCACACAATGAACAGCAAAcgaaaaaaattgtgaaaacaaTAGAAAATGTTAATCCACGTGGCATTATATAATTGGTGTTTATGGTCTTCCTCACATTAGATTAGCCTTATATAAGTCTCACTTGTACTCTTTCTACTGAGAGTTGAAACCCTAGAGATCTTTGGTTCACCGCTTGGAACTGAAAAAGCTACCGGCCTGCTTCCCCGCCGGTAACTGCTATTGCCGGCGCCGGTTGCCGTCATTCTCTCCGGttagtaatttaatttcatttttcactaATTTTAAGTAATTTCTGATCAATATTAAAGTAAATTATGTAGTTACATTGTGCGTTATTTTCCGTGTGCTAAATTTGAAATGCTGTAATGTTTATGTATGGATTGTTGATTGGAAGTTTTTGAATCGTAATGCTTAACTGGACTAGCATTTTGTTTTAAGCTTCCGATCTTATCTCTGCTCTGTAATTGATTTTGATAACATTCATTGTTTAGATATGTGCTTTTACTTTTTCGAGTTTGATAATGACTGAAACTTTCagagtgattttttttttttttttttttttgggtgccATTTTATCCAATTTAGCCACGTTTGAGTTTATGGGTGAGGATTTGTACGTGTTTTCTGATGGATGATTTTAGTTAGTTATGTAGTGAAGTTTTACTGAAACTTGGCCATTTTTGTTTGACTTCAGAGCTACTCCTGCTGTGTGGCTGTTTTAGCTGGGCAGGATGGACCACGTAGGGGAAAAGGCAGTTATTTTTCAGATTATAGTTGTGTTGGTATTTTAATCCATGCGTTATTTTGAACTGATTGTAATTTTGGTGAATTGCTAGTATGAGAAAGTTGAGAAGATTGGTGAAGGAACTTATGGTGTTGTGTACAAAGCTCGTGACCGCAACACCAATGAAACAATAGCATTGAAGAAAATCCGTTTAGAGCAGGAGGATGAGGGTGTGCCTAGTACTGCTATTAGAGAAATCTCCCTTTTGAAAGAAATGCAGCATGGAAACATTGTTAGGTGTGTATTCTGCTCATCTGTTTGATTGTGTCCGGTTGTTAAAGGTCATTGTTACTTCCATTGAAACAAACTTGACTTTTAAATGGTGATTCTTCTGGCACAGGTTACAGGATGTTGTACACAGTGAGAATCGCTTGTATCTAGTTTTTGAGTATCTAGACTTGGATTTGAAGAAGCACATGGATTCAAGCCCAGATTTCGCAAAGGACCCACGTTTAATAAAAGTGAGTAATAGTTTCTGCTATCTggcttcaaaaagaaaaagaagtcaagaaTAAATCTTCTGCTCTCCAGTGTTTCATTATTTGCTGCCTGAAGCATTTCATCAATAGGTTGGAAATTTAAACT contains:
- the LOC123220985 gene encoding LOW QUALITY PROTEIN: outer envelope pore protein 37, chloroplastic-like (The sequence of the model RefSeq protein was modified relative to this genomic sequence to represent the inferred CDS: inserted 1 base in 1 codon); translation: MAEPPQPPTSPPPSQIPNHMVPPPLPPPPSPPSLXPQPLLSFPRRPSVRVTSEFDSDSSIFFHKISTKLFDSLAKLKFSFQNSGKGEIFQPHLAFTSKHLSIHYDVEQQNALVESSFDVGPRLHFNASHDVKAQQGEVAVVADLADPGYSLQLSSPVPYVGLPRATFKFPMAEISLEEREEEEEMKILSVNAIAKGQILNGICTAQYQEEEVKLRYSYKDDEMTFIPTISLPSNAVSFAFKRRFSPSDKLSYCYNFDSKFWSVVYKHVYGKDFKFKAGYDSEAHLGWASLWVGDEMGKAKTAAMKMKVEFMLQVPQDDIKSSVLMFRVKKRWDI